The sequence CGTGGGTGTTCCAACGGGGCTCCGCTTGTTGGGTTTCGTGCCTCTACCCAACCTACGGGTGAAGCACGGTGATTCCGTAGGTTGGTGCAGAGCGCAGCGAAGCCCAACGGGCGCGGCCTCAGCGCCACTCCAGGATCGGCCAGCCGGCTGCTTCGGCATGGGCGCGCAGGGCCGGGTCGGGGTTCACCGTGTTGGGGTTGGCCACCAGGGTCAGCAGGGGCAGGTCATTGCGCGAGTCGGAATAGAAGTAGGCGCCTTCCAGGCTCTCGCCCTGTTCCTCCAGCCAGGCGTTCAGGCGCGTCACCTTGCCTTCGCGGTAGGTCAGCACGCCCCGGGTGCGGCCGCTGTAGTGGCCGTGCTGTTCTTCCAGGTCGATGGCCAGCACTTCCTCCACCCCCAGGCGCTCGGCGATGGCGCTGACCAGGAAGCTCGCCGAGGCGGAGATGATCAGCAGCCGGTCACCGGCCTCGCGATGGCGCGCCAGGCAGCGCATGGCGTCGGAGTGGATCAGCGGCTCGATCACATCCTCGATGAAAGGCCCGACCACGAAGTCCACTTCTTCGGCCGAGCGCCCCACCAGCGGCGACAGGCTGAAGGCCATGTAGTCCTCCATCGCCAGCTTGCCGTCGGCGTAGAGCGCCATGAGTTCGTGGTCCTTGCGGACGAAGGATTCGCCATCGACCCACCCCAGTTCCGCCATGTGTTCGCTCCACAGGCTGGCGCAGTCGCCGTCTATCAGGGTGTCGTCCAGGTCGAAGATTGCCAGGGCCATCAGGCCACCTCCCGTATTGCGTGATCGTCTATGCGCAGGCCTATGCGTTGGCCCTTGGGGTGCAGATCTTCGGCGGAGCGGTTGAGTACGTCCACCACCAGTTCCACGCCGCGGGCCTCGACCCGGTAGCGCACCACGTTGCCCAGCAGGCTGTGGCTGCGCACTTCGGCCTCGATGCCGCCGTCACGGCTGAGGGCGATGGCTTCCGGGCGGATGGCGACGCGGCCGCTCACCGGGCGTTGCAGCAGGCGGCTGGCGGCATCGGCGTCGAGCAGGTTGTAGTTGCCGATGAAGCCGGCGGCGAAGGCGTTCACCGGGGCGGTGTAGAGGGTTTCGGCGTCGCCGCTCTGGACGATGCGTCCGTCGTTCATCAGGAAGATGCGGTCCGACAGGGTCAGCGCTTCTTCCTGGTCGTGGGTGACGAAGATGGTGGTCAGCCCGAGCTCCTGCTGGATGCCACGGATCTGTTCGCGCAGGTGCTTGCGGATGCGCGCGTCCAGGGCCGACAGCGGCTCATCCAAAAGCAGCAGGCGCGGGCGGGTGACCAGCGAGCGGGCCAGGGCCACGCGCTGGCACTGGCCGCCGGAGAGCTGGTGCGGGTAGCGCGCGGCGAAGTCGCCGAGCTCCACCATCGCCAGGGCCTCGTCCACCCGGCGCTTGCTGTCGGCGGGGGCGACCTTCTGCATGCGCAGGCCGAAGGCGACGTTCTGCTGCACCGTCATGTTGGGGAACAGCGCATAGCTCTGGAACACCATGCCGATGCCGCGCTTCTGCGGCGACAGCGGCACCAGGTCCTGGTCGTCCAGCAGGATCTGCCCGCCGTTGACCTCGGTGAGTCCGGCGATGCAGCGCAGCAGGGTGGATTTGCCGCAGCCAGACGGGCCGAGCAGGGTGACGAACTCGCCCTTGCCGATCTCGCAATGGATGTCGCTGAAGATCGCGGTCTGGCCATAACTCTTGTGCAGGCCACGGATGGAAAGAAAACTCATGCCTTGTCCTTGTTCAGACGGTTGGCTGCCCAGGTGAACAGCAGCACGAAGAAGAAGTAGGAGATCACCAGGGCGCTGTTGAAGTGGCCGCTGCTGTTGCGCATGTTGTTCAGGTACACCTGCAG is a genomic window of Pseudomonas resinovorans NBRC 106553 containing:
- a CDS encoding ABC transporter ATP-binding protein — encoded protein: MSFLSIRGLHKSYGQTAIFSDIHCEIGKGEFVTLLGPSGCGKSTLLRCIAGLTEVNGGQILLDDQDLVPLSPQKRGIGMVFQSYALFPNMTVQQNVAFGLRMQKVAPADSKRRVDEALAMVELGDFAARYPHQLSGGQCQRVALARSLVTRPRLLLLDEPLSALDARIRKHLREQIRGIQQELGLTTIFVTHDQEEALTLSDRIFLMNDGRIVQSGDAETLYTAPVNAFAAGFIGNYNLLDADAASRLLQRPVSGRVAIRPEAIALSRDGGIEAEVRSHSLLGNVVRYRVEARGVELVVDVLNRSAEDLHPKGQRIGLRIDDHAIREVA
- a CDS encoding HAD family phosphatase; this encodes MALAIFDLDDTLIDGDCASLWSEHMAELGWVDGESFVRKDHELMALYADGKLAMEDYMAFSLSPLVGRSAEEVDFVVGPFIEDVIEPLIHSDAMRCLARHREAGDRLLIISASASFLVSAIAERLGVEEVLAIDLEEQHGHYSGRTRGVLTYREGKVTRLNAWLEEQGESLEGAYFYSDSRNDLPLLTLVANPNTVNPDPALRAHAEAAGWPILEWR